A genomic window from Hyla sarda isolate aHylSar1 chromosome 10, aHylSar1.hap1, whole genome shotgun sequence includes:
- the VPS26B gene encoding vacuolar protein sorting-associated protein 26B yields the protein MSFFGFGPAAELDIALTDAESRRRVEHKTEDGKKEKYFLFYDGETVSGRVTVTLRSPGKRLEHQGLKIEFIGQIELYYDRGNHHEFVSLVKDLARPGEISQSQSFDFEFTHVEKPYESYTGQNVKLRYFLRATLSRRLNDVGKEMDIVVHTLSTYPELNSSIKMEVGIEDCLHIEFEYNKSKYHLKDVIVGKIYFLLVRIKIKHMEIDIIKRETTGTGPNVYHENDTIAKYEIMDGAPVRGESIPIRLFLAGYELTPTMRDINKKFSVRYYLNLVLIDEEERRYFKQQEVVLWRKGDIVRKSMSHQAAIASQRFEGTHPDNRPRHSGAAAADQEDE from the exons ATGAGCTTCTTCGGCTTCGGGCCGGCCGCGGAGCTGGACATCGCGCTGACGGACGCGGAGAGCCGCCGGCGGGTGGAGCACAAGACCGAGGACGGCAAGAAGGAGAAATATTTCCTCTTCTATGATGGAGAGACCGTGTCCGGCCGGGTGACCGTCACCCTGCGCAGCCCGGGCAAGAGGCTGGAACACCAGGGGCTGAAGATCGAGTTCATCGGGCAGATCG AGCTGTACTATGACCGGGGAAACCATCATGAGTTTGTCTCCTTGGTGAAGGATTTGGCGCGCCCTGGAGAGATCTCGCAGTCCCAGAGTTTCGACTTTGAGTTCACTCACGTGGAGAAGCCGTACGAGTCTTACACGGGGCAGAACGTGAAGTTGCG GTACTTCCTGCGCGCCACCCTCAGCCGCCGACTCAATGACGTCGGTAAAGAGATGGACATTGTGGTTCATACTCTGAGCACCTACCCGGAGCTGAATTCTTCCATCAAGATGGAGGTGGGGATCGAGGACTGTCTGCACATCGAGTTCGAGTACAACAAGTCCAA ATATCACCTTAAAGACGTCATCGTAGGGAAAATCTACTTCCTTCTCGTGCGGATCAAGATCAAACACATGGAGATCGATATCATAAAGCGGGAAACCACAGGGACCGGACCAAATGTTTACCACGAAAACGACACAATCGCCAAATATGAGATCATGGATGGAGCCCCAGTGCGAG GCGAGTCCATTCCCATTCGGCTTTTCCTGGCTGGCTATGAGCTGACCCCGACCATGAGGGACATCAACAAGAAATTCAGCGTGCGCTATTACCTTAACCTAGTTCTGATAGACGAGGAAGAGAGACGCTACTTCAAACAGCAG GAGGTGGTGTTATGGCGTAAAGGAGACATCGTGAGGAAGAGCATGTCTCACCAGGCCGCCATTGCCTCTCAGAGATTCGAGGGAACCCACCCCGACAACCGGCCTCGGCACAGCGGGGCGGCTGCAGCAGACCAAGAGGACGAGTGA